The DNA segment TATAACCCTACCACAGGAACGGAATAGGTATCAGCTGATAGCGGACGGCTGATAAACAGGGGCGTCCCAACGCTCGGGCGAGGATATCGCCGGCTATCCGCACCTGTCCGTTCGTATTCGACGTTGCCACGTCTTGCGGAATTTCTTTCACTTCCTTCTACACCATCTTTATGAGAGTTTGTATTTTTAATCACAATGGTTTTTCAAGACCTTTGACTGCGCGATCTACCAGTCAGTTTTCAGAATTGAAGCTAAAAACCTCTAGCAGTTGAAAATCAATAAGTAAATGGACCTAAATGGATAAGCATTTGATGAAATATAATTCGTCAATCGAGCattgaaaaatttggaaaatctaTATACCTTGAAAATGCAAGGTGTGAAAAAGAAGTATTTCTCATTCGTTTCCTCCTATGTTTAGGGTATGTAAATAGAGCATTTGATTTTTCGATCGAGTTCTGTGAAACCTGGAATTAGACAATAAAGAAAATGAATTGGGAGATATAAAATTCgtaaagttgaaaaaattattattttcctgGTGCAGCAACTAGGTAGGTAACATTTAGAATtgatattgatggtctgtagtTCATATAAAATGATAATAGTGCCGCGTTTCACGAAACGCCCATGTCTTGAATAGCAATCAACAAGATGCCACCAATTTTCTTCGGAGTCCGCCAACCTATTACCAAATTACAGCTTCCGACGTTTCGAACCATAAATCAAAAAGAACGCAACTCTGGCTATGATCACATCATCTAACCAGCCTTCTAATTCAAATATACCGCATGTTTTAGATGAACGTAACACCACGGTGGCCCATAGCGATCTTCTAAATGTTAATTTCTGCATTTTCAAGAGTTTATTCAACTAATAAAGTGATATTTTTCGTCGACGACCAGCTAGGCAGCTTTCAAATTGTTACTTACGTAACGACAAGGTTGTTCTATATTTACATAAATTATTCCGTGCTATCTATTCGAATTGGCTTGCAATTAAGTGTGgagtttcaattttttaaacGTAGAAAATGGTCAATGATGAGCGAATAACGATTCGTGGGAATGGAAAAagagaattttttcaaaaccgatgaaaattttcaagcgAAATCGTACaaaatttcagaataaaaaataaagaaaaactgtACCCATTCTGTCTAATTTGTCTAATAATACACGATTGCCTAAAATGGTTCGAAAATGAATCTACTACAAATTTGACAAATTATCTCCTCCCTGAGTAAAAAAACTTCTACTAATGAATGTTCCATACGTCAGAGCAAGACAGTTGACCATTTTAATGGGTTTTCCAAGGCAACAGCCTAAGCTACTGTTGAAATGTTATTCAAACATCGTAAACTTTATGGACTGACTAACACCTACTGTGATGCAATGGATCCTGTATGAACGTATCAATATCGACTCTTATGATTCAGAGATACCAGATTTTCGATgatttcattttgagacaattcGACCTGAAGAGGTTAGAAACGATCAAGTTTGATATGACATCATTGGTGTAAGATATCTCAAAATCCAATAGAGACGAAATCCATTAAATCGCGTAAACccttatatgaaagacccacactattaaTTTTGAAGGATCACACCTTAATCTTTCGCTAAATATAAATTGGTAGATAAGCCGAATAGATGCAAACTTTTAGTTTTCGCATCCACCATTTTCCTTCTTCAAATAACTGTAGGCAACCAACCATACCGCATGAAGTATTTACGGTAATGGATTCATTTCTCGAAGGGACAATTTACACTTCAATCTCAATCGAAATTTGTGTTTACATAAAAATAGACGGAATTCTTTCAAattatttgtattttccatcATTCACTCTCTTGTATCTTATTCTTATAATGTACATAAGGCGATATTGGAAGATTATTCTGTGTCTTGAGCAAAATTGATTGGTCAGTCTGTCTCTTGATGATTTGCTCCAAACGATCTATCTCTTTTTCGTATTCCTCCTTCATCTGCTCGATGGTCTGTTCCTGTTCCTGAATCCTTCCTTCAACAGTATTCAACTCTTGCCAAGCACCTCGTTGAACTTCCTACAAAATGACAACATCCTACAACAATTCAGAACAACGAATGATAAAACTAACTTTTAGCTGCGTTTTCAAGCTGTCCATTTTGAAAGCCATATCAGCCCCAATCTTCGTGACCATCTTGTTTTCTTGCTGTCGGTGATTGAGGGCCTTGAGAAGGGTTTCCTGTTCTGTCACCAAATCCTTAGCGAAGCTCATAGCTTTGTGGAGTTGTTTCTTGCAGGCTGTTCTGGATACTTGACACTCATTCAAAGCTTGTTCCAGCTCCAGATATTTTGCCTCTCCCTTCCTGAAAAAAGCTTCTTAAATCAAATGAGAAAATACCCGAAATATCCCCTCACCTTATAAGTTTTTCCAGTTGCTTAATCTTATCCTCCTTGTCCTGTTTCTCCTTCTGCACGATAGAAATCTTGTCCTTGAGATCCCCAATCTCCTTCAAGTGCTGCTCAAGCTCAACCTTGAGCTTCTCCTTTTCCTTCTCGTACTGCGTTTTGAGCTCCTCGTACCACCTGAAACATTTTTCATCGAAACGACCTATTATCGTTGCAAAAATCACTATTGTTAGTCTTACTTTTTGCACTCGTTAACGCTTGCCGTATGAACGGAAATCGGTATGTAATTTTTCTTCTCGTTCTTGAAATCCTCCTGGGTTTGGGCTAACGCCTTGTTTCTCTCGTTCAGAGTGGTCAGTTCGTTGCGACACTTGTAGTATTGCTCGTGAAGGACGTTGTAGTCCCTCTTCATCTGCTCAACTGCAACACAAAAAACGCTACAAATTAATATATGGTTTTCATGGGTATTTTCGGGACTCTTTCAGGGTGCTATTCCTGATTATGAACCTCGCAGAAATGGAGATATATCTGACAAGGAGATTGGCTTCGATCCATTGATTTTGAAGGATCAAAATCGGGACAAAAcatagaataatgaatttttttccatgTCCCAATATAGTGGGTGTCCTGTGATCTATGTCATTGTTGCCTCACCTTTTGTTTCATAAACTTTAAGGATTTCGTCCACTTTATCCTGCTTCAAGGCGCACTTCTTGATCAAGGCGTCGTTCTGATCCTTACAACCCTCCAACTCCTTCCTCAATATAGTCAATTCCTCCCTCAACTTGCCGCTACATTGTCCGTCTTCGTTAAGTCTGTAATGGAGTTTTTCGTTCTCGGACAACacctctttcagttttcccGAGAAAACGGAAAATTCCGCTTCGTATTCGTTTATGATCTCGTCTTTTTCGTTTATGGTTTCCTGGAACGCCTCCAGCATCGGACCGAGGGTGTGGGAATTCACCTTTCCCCAAGAAATAGGCAGGTGTGGATGAGAAGCGTGGCTGGATTCTTGGGGAAATTCTCTGGAAATGTCGCCTACGATCTGCTGCTCTGCGGTCAAGAAGTGGTTCGCACTTTTCTCTATCGTATCTTTGATGTTGTTGTTTCGGAGCTTCTCCTGGTATCTTTCGAGCTGAACATTTAATCTGTGGATAACTAGGAGTAATGAAAACTTCTTTGATGGTATGGGGTATCTCAGAACATATTAGATATGATACACTGCGTCGGGACTAGCATTTCATTGACTCATTCGAGATCGCAGATTACGATaaagcaattagattttttgtaagatcagtattttaggaaataaatcactttaagcGGAAAATTTCGGGAAAATCGGTCTATTTTGAGGAACTATAGAACCCAGAAAAAGATAGtcagacatatgctgattttttcaatgatgaattgatcctttgcgaatagaaaatcCTAATTTTCATTCACCTAGCGCGAACACttttgattttatgatttttttcgcgaaggtccgaaatttccaattttccatctaccataacttgaaaaataagtttttaaaaaaatatctgtttgcatattcgttatctacgccttcgaattagtcgacagtataaatttggttttgatcggagaccaaaaatttttttcaaaaaatcgaaatttttccatacatgcatggaaaatttgaaaaattttcgatcttcccAATTTCCACCAAAACTCGACTAttcactaaatcgagggcgtagatcacgaatatgcaaacagaattttgcttaAAGGACTGGTTTTCGAGtaatggtcgatggaaaatcggaattttcgaccttcgcggaaaaaatcataaaatctaaactgctCGGTGTAGGTGAATAAAAATTGGATTTTTCTATTCACAAAGAACCAATATATCACcagaaaaatcagcatatgtccagtgcctTTTTTCGGTCTGCCACAGATCCTCGAAGTTGaccaattttctgaaaattcttcattaaaagtgatttattttccaaaatactgATCTTAGGAAAGTTCTAactgcatattcgtaatcttcgaccTCG comes from the Coccinella septempunctata chromosome 2, icCocSept1.1, whole genome shotgun sequence genome and includes:
- the LOC123306464 gene encoding protein Cep89 homolog; this encodes MRNIAQKWQELISNCFVGDKIMYATRSRLKDPEVPIHRNQQENELHVAKKTTRKHRCRSREKQARSSQFPAQEASDENDNYPKISKKQLWKDNLQLTREKEEVIAKFNELEDLSVKKITKLREKVSGLQNEKFEIDQENQILKSRLEGLSREYEEVRDLLEQYKVCQNCEEFKIALEQFSSENSSLKKSKVELSEDLDMLKTVVFRLNVQLERYQEKLRNNNIKDTIEKSANHFLTAEQQIVGDISREFPQESSHASHPHLPISWGKVNSHTLGPMLEAFQETINEKDEIINEYEAEFSVFSGKLKEVLSENEKLHYRLNEDGQCSGKLREELTILRKELEGCKDQNDALIKKCALKQDKVDEILKVYETKVEQMKRDYNVLHEQYYKCRNELTTLNERNKALAQTQEDFKNEKKNYIPISVHTASVNECKKWYEELKTQYEKEKEKLKVELEQHLKEIGDLKDKISIVQKEKQDKEDKIKQLEKLIRKGEAKYLELEQALNECQVSRTACKKQLHKAMSFAKDLVTEQETLLKALNHRQQENKMVTKIGADMAFKMDSLKTQLKEVQRGAWQELNTVEGRIQEQEQTIEQMKEEYEKEIDRLEQIIKRQTDQSILLKTQNNLPISPYVHYKNKIQESE